One window of Aspergillus oryzae RIB40 DNA, chromosome 3 genomic DNA carries:
- a CDS encoding SDR family NAD(P)-dependent oxidoreductase (dehydrogenases with different specificities (related to short-chain alcohol dehydrogenases)): MSGAAKQRLQALSQQLVEGIPDAGTFEGIPKIRQVAQDSVGPLFMHQAVSCTNERNPKSGANSPAGIGRASAHQFAHNGAKAVYLCDYDPTHLATHKREIESLYPGVDVHARQFDAADEVAVKSVVDDAIQRYGRLDIFFANAGIVGQPKVFTDISGEDFMKTLKTNTLGVFLAVKHAAGAMKQTSASKPYPSGSIICTASVAGLRSNAGSTDYSASKAAVVSIAQTCAYQLAGTGIRINAICPGLIETGMTQAVFDAARARGTQRKIGQLNPLQRGAVADEVARAALFLGSDESSYVNGQAWAVCGGLSAGHPFVPGKLA, translated from the exons ATGTCCGGAGCTGCCAAACAACGTCTCCAAGCACTCAGCCAGCAACTGGTGGAGGGCATTCCCGATGCAGGCACATTTGAAGGTATCCCTAAGATTAGACAAGTTGCTCAAGACTCGGTTGGTCC ACTTTTTATGCATCAAGCAGTATCATGTACTAACGAACGGAATCCTAAATCAGGAGCCAACTCACCTGCCGGCATCGGTCGTGCCAGCGCACACCAATTCGCTCACAATGGTGCCAAGGCCGTCTACCTCTGTGACTACGACCCCACACATTTGGCAACTCACAAGCGTGAAATCGAGTCTCTCTATCCAGGTGTCGACGTTCATGCCCGTCAGTTCGACGCAGCCGATGAAGTGGCCGTGAAATCCgtggttgatgatgccattCAGCGCTACGGCAGGCTTGATATATTCTTCGCAAACGCAGGTATTGTGGGTCAGCCAAAGGTGTTCACAGATATTTCTGGGGAGGACTTCATGAAGACACTGAAGACAAATACTCTTGG TGTCTTTTTGGCTGTCAAGCATGCGGCAGGCGCAATGAAACAGACTTCGGCCTCGAAGCCGTATCCTTCCGGCTCCATCATCTGCACTGCGTCAGTTGCCGGCTTGCGCTCTAATGCCGGTTCGACCGATTACTCTGCGTCTAAAGCAGCTGTCGTCTCTATTGCTCAGACATGTGCGTATCAACTGGCGGGCACCGGTATACGCATCAACGCTATCTGCCCTGGCTTGATTGAGACAGGCATGACGCAAGCTGTGTTTGACGCCGCCCGTGCAAGAGGTACACAGCGCAAGATCGGACAGTTGAACCCCTTGCAGCGAggtgctgttgctgatgAGGTTGCTCGGGCGGCCCTCTTCCTGGGAAGTGATGAAAGCAGCTATGTAAATGGACAGGCATGGGCTGTTTGCGGCGGACTGAGTGCGGGACACCCGTTCGTGCCTGGCAAATTGGCTTAG
- a CDS encoding uncharacterized protein (predicted protein), which produces MHEAILLHLSSSYCSSLQSGTRPMYANNLFHFQSRILPYKLQYPRRQLILVPLFVEGSLQSLHSAGLERDSGIHPHVAENVETVGKEDDHYLQQFTANPGRSQPKFVATNNEYRETAWTKKLTLL; this is translated from the exons ATGCATGAAGCTATTCTTCTGCACCTAAGTAGCTCGTACTGCTCGTCACTCCAAAGTGGAACTCGACCCATGTATGCGAACAACTTGTTCCACTTCCAGTCCCGCATTTTGCCTTATAAGTTACAGTATCCGCGGAGACAATTAATATTGGTCCCTCTTTTTGTGGAGGGCTCTCTTCAGAGTCTTCACTCGGCTGGGTTGGAACGAGATTCTGGAATCCATCCACATGTCGCCGAGAATG TGGAAACTGTGGGCAAAGAGGACGATCATTATTTGCAGCAGTTCACTGCCAACCCTG GGCGATCCCAACCCAAATTTGTCGCTACCAACAATGAATATCGTGAAACCGCCTGGACCAAAAAGTTAACCTTGTTATGA
- a CDS encoding DENN (AEX-3) domain protein (predicted protein) — protein sequence MPPSLREQSSSFARPSTRDRPATRDQGENSLVVPSRTSSLHSRITQPIPSQMNAKPAQRTPKTLTHAYMVCGVGREPSQWVRAPAPEQGKIGHMKGAVGQFWLPEILGSSPRLEQDNEIAKSLHSAMRACFPHDVEICTSKTQPHCVHHAFVLQQDSSHTLYGIALRVWSRADEKRAETIRELRKKTEPDFYDNPEETYWIPYCLSFLSRYPLYDLLGDYLRGMWIHWNKATNLFHAEEVSRILSFPAPRLNDLVRIDMKDYALCYQFPSSPTGFQNFAMWPLFNCLSIPNIVGVIEAAVSPTRRIIFVSHYSAMLTIAAETIRYCVRVYEWSGLYVPVVHARHIKDLVQEPGPYILGVTAECRTLFNAPNDALVVDLDRNFVLTSSPPNVLTPGQRTKFINRLTQALNGDVSPSGVPNHLRSAYAGGKLIPAGQIIVMRGEVESIQDPQWWNQDAVMGVMDHVCEKLGRNTGVKAIFGGSVKKPLMTKVSTRHLNEIVRERNQYSRDAMEAWQDFINLKGRMDTELSKVTKRNNFLVEELETWKQQFLKFQAFAEQLTKETSELKVKIENHKRENRRLTGLIDQQKDDVARLTLRLSGTEKQRDDALEALVLQQEIAEELERERKRNQQELSSLQHSNKSLARQRDEAQRVVLHLRSLINGQTHHMEHIIRSIGSEVDISELAEQEAAEESKEFKESKAAEPTLAPTPKPRRQSSTPRLDDNRASRVMKDMSPELEQHLLNIGNGHNRSLARLSITDVADRYLRDKTDAISDIIRSISEQCAAAVEGLHLAQDAEDDDSDESSKTLNGNRLAPEDQSSIREGSEMGDVDNSLHAHRASSVPPTPDLVHNRSSTSMSMVSYSTFPERSSQQYGPGEVPTRIVEDDDEHSHETDGLDDQTETGTLSKQTSEDLMRSSTSRLVA from the exons ATGCCTCCGTCTCTGAGAGAACAGTCCTCCTCCTTTGCCCGACCATCCACACGCGACCGCCCGGCCACCCGCGACCAGGGTGAAAACTCGCTAGTCGTTCCTAGTCGCACCTCCTCGCTTCATTCCCGCATCACCCAGCCGATCCCGTCACAGATGAACGCGAAACCGGCCCAGCGAACGCCAAAAACCTTGACCCATGCTTACATGGTCTGTGGCGTGGGCCGCGAACCCTCCCAATGGGTGAGGGCGCCCGCACCCGAGCAGGGAAAAATTGGCCATATGAAAGGTGCCGTGGGTCAGTTTTGGTTGCCGGAGATCCTGGGTAGCAGCCCCCGGTTGGAACAGGATAATGAGATTGCTAAGTCTTTGCACTCGGCAATGAGG GCATGTTTCCCCCACGACGTTGAGATCTGCACAAGCAAGACCCAGCCTCATTGCGTACACCATGCTTTCGTTCTGCAGCAAGACTCCTCCCACACCCTCTACGGTATCGCTCTGCGGGTGTGGTCAAGGGCCGATGAAAAGCGCGCAGAGACCATTCGCGAGCTGCGCAAAAAGACCGAGCCGGACTTCTACGATAACCCCGAGGAGACCTACTGGATCCCGTATTGCTTAAGCTTTTTGTCGAGATACCCGCTGTACGACCTGTTGGGTGATTACCTACGAGGCATGTGGATTCACTGGAACAAGGCCACAAACTTGTTCCACGCCGAGGAGGTGTCCCGAATCCTCAGCTTCCCCGCGCCCCGCCTTAACGACCTAGTTCGCATTGATATGAAGGATTATGCCTTGTGCTACCAATTTCCGTCATCCCCTACGGGGTTCCAGAACTTTGCCATGTGGCCCCTGTTCAATTGTTTGTCGATTCCGAACATCGTTGGGGTTATTGAGGCTGCTGTGTCACCCACTCGTCGCATAATTTTCGTCAGCCATTACTCCGCCATGCTGACTATTGCTGCTGAGACTATTCGGTACTGCGTTCGAGTCTATGAATGGAGTGGGCTGTATGTCCCAGTGGTCCACGCCCGTCACATCAAAGACCTGGTTCAGGAGCCTGGGCCTTACATTCTTGGTGTTACGGCGGAGTGCCGGACATTGTTTAACGCACCAAACGACGCTCTGGTTGTGGACCTTGACCGGAACTTCGTGCTCACTTCCAGCCCACCAAACGTTCTGACGCCAGGACAACGTACCAAATTTATCAACCGCTTGACACAAGCTTTGAACGGCGATGTCTCCCCATCAGGTGTGCCGAACCACCTCCGGTCGGCATACGCTGGTGGTAAGCTCATCCCCGCTGGTCAGATCATTGTGATGAGGGGAGAGGTTGAGAGCATCCAGGATCCCCAATGGTGGAACCAGGATGCTGTGATGGGCGTCATGGACCATGTATGTGAGAAGCTGGGTCGTAACACTGGCGTTAAGGCCATTTTCGGCGGCTCTGTCAAGAAGCCTCTGATGACCAAGGTGTCCACCCGTCATCTCAACGAGATTGTGCGCGAGCGAAACCAATACTCCCGCGATGCTATGGAGGCTTGGCAGGATTTCATTAACCTGAAGGGTCGCATGGACACTGAGCTGAGCAAGGTTACTAAGCGCAACAACTTCTTggttgaggagttggagaCCTGGAAGCAGCAGTTCCTCAAATTCCAGGCCTTCGCAGAGCAGCTCACCAAGGAGACCTCCGAACTCAAGGTCAAGATTGAGAATCATAAGCGTGAGAATCGTCGCCTCACTGGCCTCATTGACCAGCAGAAGGATGATGTGGCCCGCCTTACTCTTCGTTTGTCTGGCACTGAGAAGCAGCGCGACGACGCTCTTGAAGCGTTGGTTCTTCAACAGGAGATTGCAGAGGAACTGGAGCGCGAGCGCAAGCGGAACCAGCAGGAGCTGTCATCCCTGCAACACAGTAATAAATCTCTGGCTCGGCAGCGTGATGAGGCTCAACGGGTGGTTTTGCATCTCCGTAGCCTCATCAACGGTCAAACTCACCATATGGAGCACATCATTCGCTCCATCGGTAGCGAGGTCGATATCTCTGAGTTGGCAGAACAAGAGGCGGCcgaggaaagcaaagaattCAAGGAAAGCAAGGCAGCCGAACCGACACTGGCACCGACACCCAAGCCTCGGAGACAATCGAGCACTCCTCGTCTAGACGATAACCGTGCGTCCAGGGTCATGAAGGACATGAGCCCCGAACTGGAGCAGCATCTCCTAAACATCGGTAATGGGCACAACCGCTCTCTCGCTCGTCTAAGCATAACTGATGTTGCAGATCGCTACCTGCGGGACAAGACCGACGCGATCTCCGACATCATCCGCAGCATCAGCGAACAGTGCGCTGCTGCCGTGGAGGGCCTGCATTTGGCCCAGGATGCGGAGGATGATGACTCAGACGAGTCCAGCAAGACACTGAATGGAAACAGACTGGCCCCTGAGGATCAGTCCTCAATTCGCGAGGGCAGCGAAATGGGCGACGTGGATAACTCCCTTCACGCCCACCGGGCCTCCAGTGTTCCTCCCACACCAGACTTGGTACATAACCGGTCGAGTACCTCAATGTCCATGGTGAGCTATTCAACCTTTCCGGAAAGGTCGAGCCAACAGTATGGACCAGGTGAGGTGCCCACCAGGAtagttgaggatgatgatgagcaCAGCCATGAGACCGATGGTCTTGATGACCAGACCGAGACCGGAACTCTGTCTAAGCAGACCAGCGAGGATCTCATGCGGTCGAGCACTTCCCGGCTGGTCGCTTAA
- a CDS encoding TBC domain-containing protein (Ypt/Rab GTPase activating protein): MAESDIENPQRRSSSRTSSSSRHSQKPRPVRTRSQKRQSAASSNATTTDLTSFPSLSPDRSVEGFFGKPALNRALTNALLDDHESVDSSSSGEMTGRDRRATLAKLTGGMPRTSGRAALFDDAVPVHDFPGALHLADDAHIERLIAGTGAVKLVRQFARDLAQRDAEISSLRQRADARERELKRMLREVSVSNQDIERRLYALENSPRRVEKEFDDNGNAEQEAGSSSGVHGLMQQAMSDGVGSHQEGSPEATAAQATVRGLQRLESDAKSGASSVESGSGTTRKRQSSLRNWQDYLFGSNTGSKKTSRASSIMTDVGEVDEEDTRRQRNPNNIARRKALDEQLFNPPDGQTSSTGEIIGKHVAGVSVNGDDASIHSRKSSKSVSSWTVKLFAGKAQAGKEENYAEAPRGRALSTNPGSSKGDSPSLQTTSKGGLSAVAALKRINSNTSMHGAPGNLQGGPGATTRSNQIGRKHAASNVSHGASSETTDKNPTNLGPVEMDAILPMESRPPTLSHMYNNYQPGDLLTDRFGFIYDQRRKKRQREASLLKNNNNRLSIAETLDSFRSDNSDGDNDDLQKLPHSAAESTRSPASASPEDPEAGSVAIRRWQDYLKIATGPAELLSHTPSAGPIVSLTAGESQPRGPGVAVDKRGSLSVNANAQPSASTSTVVADRPEFAGTSSDEPTATAATATANENEPVKLLLEQLTDLHDSLQRDRTVRWNEFLRKVRAERRKEGEAAAAAAAASDRPLQSVDMPEASLTDGEVVGIAGLGNKGKVGRAKWREFRALVLGGIPVALRAKVWSECSGASSMRIPGYYDDLVKGVGGNDPDPSVVAQIDMDINRTLTDNVFFRKGPGVTKLKEVLLAYARRNSEVGYCQGMNLIAASLLLITPTAEDAFWILASMIEIILPEHYYDHGLLASRADQGVLRQYISEVLPKLAAHLKALGVELEALTFQWFLSVFTDCLSAEALYRVWDVVLCLNVTSVINPAPTSANTSTSSPRDPNDLTASSVKDLTSGNGGGSTFLFQVALALLKLNEQQLLTTCSTPAELYTYINHQMTNHAISIDGLIQASEALRNVVRREDVVERRAVAMREFGAYNADENK, encoded by the coding sequence ATGGCGGAGTCTGATATCGAAAATCCGCAGCGTCGGTCATCGTCACGGacgtcctcctcttcccgCCACAGCCAAAAGCCTAGACCCGTCCGTACAAGGTCTCAGAAACGACAGTCAGCTGCGTCTTCCAATGCTACGACTACCGATCTCACGTCGTTCCCCTCCCTTTCTCCAGACCGTTCGGTAGAGGGATTTTTCGGCAAGCCGGCATTAAACCGCGCTCTTACGAACGCATTGCTAGATGATCACGAGAGCGTCGATAGCAGTAGCTCGGGTGAGATGACTGGTCGTGATCGAAGAGCAACGCTAGCGAAGTTGACGGGCGGAATGCCGCGCACGTCTGGCCGTGCGGCTTTGTTTGACGATGCTGTTCCGGTCCATGATTTCCCCGGTGCGCTACATTTGGCGGACGATGCACATATTGAGCGGTTGATTGCTGGTACGGGGGCTGTGAAGTTGGTCCGACAGTTTGCGCGCGATTTGGCTCAGCGGGATGCTGAGATCTCGTCACTGAGACAGCGGGCTGATGCGAGGGAGAGAGAGTTGAAGAGGATGCTGAGGGAGGTTTCCGTTTCCAATCAGGACATTGAGCGGCGGCTTTATGCGCTGGAAAACTCGCCTCGGAGGGTTGAGAAAGAATTTGATGATAACGGTAATGCGGAACAGGAAGCCGGTTCTTCATCTGGAGTTCATGGGCTGATGCAGCAAGCGATGTCGGATGGAGTAGGCTCTCATCAAGAGGGATCTCCAGAAGCCACTGCGGCGCAAGCTACCGTTCGAGGCCTACAACGCTTGGAGAGCGACGCCAAATCGGGCGCCTCTAGCGTCGAATCGGGATCGGGGACTACGCGAAAGAGACAAAGCTCTCTGCGCAATTGGCAGGATTACCTTTTTGGCAGCAATACGGGCAGTAAAAAGACCAGCCGAGCAAGCAGCATAATGACTGATGTTGGTGAggtcgatgaagaagatactCGGCGTCAGCGGAATCCAAATAACATTGCCCGCCGGAAAGCGCTTGACGAACAACTTTTCAATCCTCCAGATGGGCAGACGAGTTCTACGGGCGAGATTATCGGGAAACACGTTGCGGGAGTCTCGGTTAATGGGGACGATGCCAGTATTCATTCGCGCAAGTCGTCGAAATCTGTATCGTCTTGGACAGTCAAGCTGTTCGCCGGAAAAGCCCAAGcaggcaaggaagaaaactACGCGGAGGCGCCGCGTGGTCGAGCTCTCTCAACCAATCCGGGGAGTAGCAAAGGAGATTCTCCATCACTCCAAACAACCTCCAAAGGAGGTTTGTCGGCGGTGGCTGCCTTGAAAAGGATTAACAGCAATACGAGCATGCACGGGGCGCCTGGAAATTTGCAAGGTGGCCCGGGTGCGACAACTCGGTCAAATCAGATTGGGCGTAAACATGCAGCCTCAAATGTTTCACATGGGGCAAGCTCAGAAACCACTGACAAGAACCCAACCAATCTCGGACCAGTTGAGATGGATGCTATCCTTCCGATGGAGTCACGACCTCCGACACTTTCACATATGTACAACAACTATCAGCCTGGTGACCTCTTGACAGACAGATTCGGATTCATTTATGATCAACGCCGAAAAAAGAGGCAACGAGAGGCCAGTCTGCTCAAGAATAACAACAACCGGTTAAGCATCGCGGAGACCCTGGACAGTTTCCGAAGCGATAACTCGGATGGTGACAACGATGATCTCCAGAAACTGCCACATTCCGCTGCAGAGTCTACGCGCTCGCCCGCTTCTGCATCCCCTGAGGACCCGGAAGCTGGTAGTGTTGCAATCCGGAGGTGGCAGGACTACCTGAAAATTGCCACGGGACCAGCCGAACTGTTGTCTCATACGCCTTCTGCTGGTCCTATAGTGTCGCTAACTGCCGGTGAGAGCCAGCCTCGAGGCCCTGGGGTCGCTGTCGATAAGCGTGGCTCGCTCTCAGTTAATGCGAATGCTCAGCCGTCGGCATCTACATCTACTGTTGTTGCAGATCGTCCAGAATTTGCTGGCACATCGAGTGATGAGCCGACAGCTACGGCAGCAACTGCCACTGCAAACGAAAATGAGCCTGTGAAGTTGCTTCTTGAACAATTGACAGATCTCCACGACTCACTGCAGCGCGACAGGACCGTCCGGTGGAACGAATTTCTCCGTAAAGTGCGTGCAGAgcggaggaaggagggggaagcCGctgccgcagcagcagcagcttcgGATCGGCCTTTGCAATCTGTAGATATGCCCGAAGCGTCCCTTACAGACGGCGAGGTTGTGGGAATAGCTGGCCTAGGGAACAAGGGCAAGGTCGGTCGTGCGAAGTGGCGCGAGTTCCGAGCACTTGTTCTCGGAGGAATTCCCGTTGCACTTCGAGCTAAGGTCTGGTCCGAATGCAGCGGCGCGTCTTCTATGCGTATACCTGGTTATTATGATGATCTAGTGAAGGGTGTCGGTGGCAATGACCCCGACCCATCTGTCGTTGCACAAATCGACATGGACATCAACCGGACTTTAACAGATAACGTATTTTTCCGCAAAGGCCCTGGTGTCACTAAACTCAAGGAGGTTCTCCTCGCCTACGCCCGTCGCAACTCGGAGGTGGGATACTGCCAAGGCATGAATCTCATTGCCGCGTCTCTACTTCTCATAACGCCAACAGCAGAGGACGCGTTTTGGATTCTAGCATCCATGATCGAGATCATCCTCCCAGAACATTACTATGATCATGGTCTGTTGGCGTCCCGGGCTGACCAGGGCGTACTGCGGCAGTACATCTCCGAAGTTCTACCAAAGCTAGCCGCTCATCTCAAGGCGCTTGGCGTTGAATTAGAGGCATTGACATTCCAGTGGTTTTTATCCGTGTTCACGGATTGTCTTTCTGCGGAAGCATTGTATCGCGTCTGGGACGTAGTTCTATGTCTCAACGTCACCAGCGTCATCAATCCAGCCCCAACCTCCGCCAATACATCAACGTCTAGCCCTCGAGATCCCAATGACCTCACCGCATCCTCTGTCAAAGACCTCACCTCCGGCAATGGTGGGGGCAGCACGTTCCTTTTCCAAGTTGCGCTTGCCCTTCTTAAGCTCAACGAACAGCAACTTCTTACAACCTGCTCCACTCCTGCCGAACTATACACGTATATCAATCACCAAATGACCAACCATGCAATCAGCATCGATGGCCTGATACAGGCCAGCGAGGCCTTGCGCAATGTCGTGCGTCGCGAAGACGTCGTAGAGCGCAGAGCAGTCGCAATGCGGGAGTTTGGCGCATATAATGCGGACGAGAATAAATGA